The following DNA comes from Pseudoalteromonas aliena SW19.
CAAAACATAGTAAGTTAGTGAAGAAAAAGAGCTTCCAGTATATTCCAATGTCATAAAAACACAGAAAAACCCCATTAACAGAGACATAGGAAAACCCAGCACAAATATATTTAAAGAAGGAGCTGCTCGACTCGCAACACCAAACGTTAAATTAACTAATAGCATCGCAATAATCCCAGGCATAGAAAGCAATAGAGCTGAAGAAAACATCCAGGCAAACAACATAATTATTGATTGAATATTAAACTCATAAATACTTCTACCGATAGGGAACAGTGTAAAACTTTCGACCATTACATTGAGTGTAATTAGATGCCCATCCGCTGCAAAAAATAATAAAGCGCACATTATCCAAAATAACTGCCCTAATAATGCCACCTGATTCCCGCTACCAGGATCCATAACAAGTGCCATAGATAATCCCATTTGCATAGACAGTATTAAGCCTATCATTGCCATAACTTCAAACAGGATCCGTAATGACAATCCCATCATTACACCAAAAATAATTTGCTCGGTCGTTAAAATAACCGCATCTAAAGAGAATATATCAATTGCAGGCGCAAGCGGTAACTGAGGA
Coding sequences within:
- the fliR gene encoding flagellar biosynthetic protein FliR; this translates as MSSLLSLSAADLVSWIGTMWWPFVRFSALLWSMPVFDNPAVTPRSRIMLSMMLAFLVAPQLPLAPAIDIFSLDAVILTTEQIIFGVMMGLSLRILFEVMAMIGLILSMQMGLSMALVMDPGSGNQVALLGQLFWIMCALLFFAADGHLITLNVMVESFTLFPIGRSIYEFNIQSIIMLFAWMFSSALLLSMPGIIAMLLVNLTFGVASRAAPSLNIFVLGFPMSLLMGFFCVFMTLEYTGSSFSSLTYYVLSTFTEAMR